The following are from one region of the Bacteroidota bacterium genome:
- a CDS encoding RidA family protein — protein MKRIIKTPKAPMPIGPYNQAVFTTGGTLYISGQIPMNPETGKLVETGIKDATKQVMQNLKAILTEADLSFSNVVKSSIFIEDMDDFADINEVYGAYFDERTAPARETVQVAKLPLGVAVEISVIAVSER, from the coding sequence ATGAAACGAATCATTAAAACACCAAAAGCACCCATGCCAATTGGGCCTTATAATCAAGCAGTATTTACTACAGGAGGCACTTTATATATTTCAGGTCAAATACCTATGAATCCTGAGACAGGTAAGTTGGTTGAAACCGGAATTAAAGATGCCACAAAACAAGTAATGCAAAACCTGAAAGCTATCCTAACCGAGGCTGATTTGAGTTTTAGCAATGTGGTCAAATCATCTATTTTTATAGAAGACATGGATGATTTTGCAGACATAAATGAAGTTTATGGAGCCTATTTTGACGAAAGAACAGCTCCGGCAAGAGAAACAGTGCAAGTTGCAAAATTACCTTTAGGTGTGGCTGTTGAGATTTCTGTAATTGCTGTTAGTGAGCGTTAG